The window GCCGAATTCAACCACGAACTAACTAGTCTCGTAGGCCAGGTTGTACCTGGCATCCAGCCGATGCTTTGGCACAAAGCGAGGCGATTAGTCATTCATCCGCGAGTTCGTGAGGCCCCGGCCATTCGCCCAGCCAGGTGGAACCTGGCCTACATCGACAGAAAGCCGCCACGCAACAGGCCCAGAGATTCCAACCGGAGCTCTGATATTCTGGCGAATCCAGCCACGCGGACGAGTAAGAAAGATCAGGGTTTGATCCAGGTCACTGGTTTGCGGCGGTTGGGATAGAGCTCGCGGCAGAGTTCACACACGCGTCCGTCGCAGCCTCGCGCGGTGCAGAACTCTCGACCGTAGAAAATGATTTGCAGATGCAGCTTGTTCCAAGACGACTCGGGGAACAAGCTTTTCAGATCTCGTTCAGTTTGCACAACGCTTTTGCCGCTGGACAATCCCCAACGCTGGGCCAGTCGATGAATGTGCGTGTCAACCGGAAACGCTGGGAAGCCGAACGCTTGCGACATCACAACGCTGGCTGTTTTATGCCCGACACCGGGCAATGCTTCCAGCTCTTCGAATGTGCTTGGTACCTGGCCTTTGTGCAGATCGATCAGCATCCCCGATAGCTTCGCGAGCGCCTTGGCTTTCTGCTTTGAAAGTCCGAGCGGGCGGATGATTTCGAGGATTCCCTCTTCGCCAAGCTCACGCATCTTTGAGGGCGTTCCGGCAACCGAAAACAACTCCGGCGTGATCTCATTAACCTTTTTGTCGGTGCATTGCGCACTCAACAAAACAGCGACCAACAACGTGAACTCGTCGGTGTGGTCCAGCGGAATCGGCGGGTCGGGATAGAGCGTGTTCAGACGCTCGAGGACAATGGCGGCGCGTTCTTTCTTCAACATCGCCACACTATACCGAATCGTCTGGGGTTACCCAGTGATCAGATTTGGTAATTCACCTCGGGACGCAACTCATCGGCGGGCTCATCCGAGCCACGTACCTTCAGTTGCGGTTTCTCCAGTACCACCGTGGTGCCGGGCGAGACACTGCGAGTGATCCAAACGCTCGAACCAATCACCGATTCGCGACCGATCACTGTGCGACCACCCAAGATCGTCGCGTTGGCGTAAACCACCACTTCGTCTTCGATCGTCGGATGACGTTTCTGGCCGCGAATCAACTGGCCATCGGCGTCGGTTGGGAAGCTCAATGCGCCAAGCGTCACACCTTGATACAGTTTGACGTGCTTTCCAATGTGGCACGTCTCACCGATCACCACACCGGTTCCGTGATCGATGAAGAAGTACTCACCGATCGTCGCACCAGGGTGAATGTCGATGCCAGTTTCTTTGTGCGCCCATTCCGTCATCATTCGAGGAATGAAAGGCACGTTGAGCTGCACCAGTTCATGAGCGATTCGGTAGACCGTGATCGCTTCGAAACCGGGGTAGCAAAAGACGACTTCATCGGTCGTCTGGCAAGCCGGGTCGCCATCGTGAGCGGCTTGAACATCGGTCGCCAACATGTGCCGCAATTTCACGACGCGTTTGAGCAACTCGATCGCCATGGCTTGGCCTTTGGCTTCGAAGTCGATGTCCGTTTCACAATCCTTGTGATTCTGCAGCACGCGGTGCTCGTGCCGTAAAGCACGAGCGATCTGAGTCGTCAGCTGATCGTGCAAGGAATCAATCAACCCGCCGACGTGGTAGCGGATGTTGCCGGCATGCAAATTGGTATGCCGCTTGTAACCCGGGTAAAGGATGTCCTTGAGATCCAAAAGGATGTCAACGACGGCGGTGTAGCTAGGCAATGGGCAGTGCCCCAAATGATTGATTGAATCATCGGAGGTGTATGTGCTGACGATTTGCTCGGTCAGCTCTGGTAACTGCTCTTTCAGCCGAAAATCGGTTGCCACGCCTAAACTCCCTCGGGCGACTGCGGAACACTCTTCACAGACGGAATCAATTCGAGAGCCTCAGGCACAACGGCCTGAGCAGACTCGAAATTCAAACCCCAGTGCGATCAGGGACCGATGCTGGGCGGATTGTCCAGCAAGAAGTCGCGAGGACCACGGTGGGTATAGTAAGGATACGCGACTTGGGCAGACGGCGCACCTGGAGTAAATGGCTGGCCCTGCATTTGAGCCGCCGCTCCGTGACCCAACAAACCTGGGTTCAGATGCGAGCTGTAGTCCAAGCCACCTTGCTGCCAACCGAGTGGTCCGGCTTCGCAGCCAGTCCGACATCCGGTTTTGCAACCCATCAGGCGACCGCGAGTTTTGCCCAACAGTCCGCCACCACCGACACGACCGCACGAGCCATTGCTGCATGCACCGTTTCCGCAAGACGAATCACCACAGCCACAATCGCTTGACGCGACGCCGCAGTTGCCAGTCGAGCATCCGCCGCGAGTGTTGTGGTGAAGGCATCCGGTGCTGATCATCAGCATTCCGGCCATCGATCCGAGTAAAAGCCAACGATTCATTCCGAATCCTTCCATCCAATATGAATTGGGTGCCGAGGAGAAACGCCTCGACACGTGATACGAGTCTGTCTTTCACCCTTCGTTTCGGCCGTTGACACCGATTCGATGCACACAATCGCACCAACCGCGCCAGAAGTCGGAAGTGGTTGGCGGCAAGGTTTACCTAACTTGACAATCGCGGATTTCGACAGTGTTTAAACCTCTCTCCAAGTCCATCGCTCTGCGATCCGCGGAAGTATGCCAGAAGCGACTTATAACTGGATATAAACACAAATAACGTCAACCTGTGGCGTTTTACGAGTGCGTCTGAGAAAAGGCGGAGACGCTTGAGCGACAACATCTCTCTGCGGCAGGTTCGGGAAAGCGAACCCAGCAAGACGCATGATCTGTCGCGGATAGACACCGTTTCCATCGCGAATCTGCGTGCAAAGATCCCGAATCCGCGTTACTCTGAGATGTCCAGCAAAAGCCGACACCGACAACGTTGCGACTGATCGGTGTCGGGGATCAGTAAGTAGCAAGAGCCATCATTTGCAGGCGAGGATCATGAACTTCCAGACGCCCGCCGCAGAGCCATCCGCCTCGCAACCGTCCGACACGACACCATCCGACGCTCAGCGATCGGATGCTTCGGCGACCGAAACGCTGGCGGACCACTTCGCTTCGATCCAAGCATTTGGGACGGATCTTCCTGAGGAACCCCCAGGCCGGGTGCTGAATTGGTTTCGTCAAGTTGTGACCTTATTGGGCATCACAGCCTTTCATGGCACGCTCAGTTTTGTTGCCAGCCTGTGCTTGCTGCTGACCATTCGTTTCCTGTTCTTTACCTCTCGAGCCGGCATCGAGAGCATCCTTTTATTCGTCGCCGCGGTGATTGTCGGTGGTCTGATTGCAGCGACGCAACTGATGATTGTTTGCCGCTACGAAGAGTATCCGTTTCACCTCTTGCTTGCTCGCCAACTCCGCCGCGTCATCGCGGGACGCCGCAATCCGGTGGTTCACCCCAATGAAGATGGATCCAGATTTTGCGAGATCGTTCCGCAAGAACGATGGAATCTGCTGCGATTGGAAACCGCGTCCGATCTGGTTTGGGTACGCATCGACAACAACGGTGTTTGGATGGAAGGCGATCGCAACCGCTACCACTTTGGACCAAGCTCCATTCTGGGTGCGATCCCCCAATCGTTCACGCCCGCCGGCGGATGGACTCAATTGCATGCGGCCATGATTTATGTTCGCACGCCCGATGGTCCGGAAGAAATCCCATTGGTCTACCGCGACTTCCGATTCGCAAACATGAAGTCATCCGAACGACGTCGTCAGCGCGACGCGATGGTCAATGCGATTTGCGAAATCGCGCGAGGCAGCGAATACGAACCGATCTATGTGCCGACGGCAACCAACCCATCGCAAGCGTCGGACACACTGGGCAACAACAATCCCTACGCCCCACCTCGGATGACATCGCACACCGGGGCGTGAGAAGAGTTATCGAAGTTGGTAGCATCGCGAAGTGCTGCAAGTTCACGAACATCGTCTCGGACGAGACTGTCGTGAAGATGCGGTGGGTGCATTGCAAACTGCAAATTGTTCAATGCAAATTGCAAAGTGCTTCAGCTCGGCCAAGCCACCGGATTCCATCGATCTGCAATTACCAATTTGCAATGTCCATTTTGCAATTTGCAATCGCCCCATCTTGCATCCCGCTCACGACACATCGCCCCGGACGGGGCCGGCGTGGGGAACGTTTATCTTGTCTAGCAGTCTGACGCAAACGATCGGAAGCGAACTCGGTTGCAATGAGGCTTGGCGTTTAAACGCTGCCCGACGGAACAATTGAGGACAAATGTTCTACTCTGGTGCTCTCCATATTCTCGCAACGAGGCCGAAGTTCGGCATCATCGTCTCGGACAAGACTATCGTGAAGATGCGGCGGGTGAATTGCGAAGTGAAAATTGTTCAATGTAAATTGCAAAGTGCTTCAGCTCGGCCAAGCCACCGGATTCCACCGATCTGCAATTGCCAAATTGCAATGTCCACTTTACAATTTGCAGTTACCCCATCGTGCATTCCGATCAAGACACATCGCCCCGGACGGGGCCGGCGTGGGGAATTCTTGTGCTGTCGAGCAGTCTGATACAAACGATCGGAAATGAACTCGGTTGCGATGAGGCTTGACGTTTAAACGCTGCTCGACGGAACAGTTGAGGACAACTGTTCTACTCTGGTTCTCGATAGCAACACAGAAACATCTCGACGGTGGACTCGATGATGTCAACACGTTTCTTTTTGCTCGGCGGTGACTCGCCGTTGACGATCATCGGCCAGAACGCAAACGTCATCAGCATTCCAACGAACTGCTTGGCCGCAAATTCTGTGCTGGTGTGGTTCAGGCAACCCGCCGCAAGAGCATCATCCAGCCAGCTCTTGACGCGTTTGTGAAAGCGTCGGTGATCGATTTTCTTGCCTACCTCGGGCTCGGCCAAAACTCGCGAGATGCCGGCACGCGCCAAAGCGACAACGGATGCCGAGGTCATGAATTGCACCTCGGCCTCAGCCAGTTCAACCAACTGTTCCCGCAAGTCGCGTGTTGGATCGAAAGAGCACTCGGGCAGCAACTCAGCCTTCTGCGTCAACTCCTCGATGATCGCGTCGAAGAGAGCCTCTTTGCTGTCAAAATGGTTGTAGAGCGTCCGCTTGCTCACGTTCGCGGTCGCTGCAATCACATTCATGCTGGTCGAAAAATAACCGCGTGTCTGGAACTCCATTGCCGCCGCCTGCACAATCGCAAGGCGTTTGCGATCTGTCAGCCGGCGTGGCGCGGCGTCTTCGGACTCGGTTGGACGGGCTGGCAAAACTTGCTCCGGGCGGTTTACTTTTGAAAATCACGTTATAGAGTACACCGATGGGTTTACTTATTGCAGTTCTGCCACCTGAACGCCAGGGGCAATCTCGCCACCGATGTGAATGACCTCATCATCGATCATTGAATTAACTCTTAGCAGACTGTTGATTTAATCGCGTACCGAATGCCAATCATTAGCCGTTGGGCGTTAGCCCCGGTTGGCGTCTAATCAACCGCCGCTAACGCGGTGCGGCTCAATAAATCAACAACCTCTTAGCCTCCCCAATGCCACCCCTGTTACATGAGCTGCTCCGCTTCGTGGAAAGCCATTGCAGGCTCTCCTTCTTTCGCTGACCTTTCATCGCGTCCAACTAACGAAACGAACGATTGTGCCTATCCGAACTCAACCGCGTTTGTTTTTCGCGGTCTCCAGCACGACTTGCTTATTGCTCGCGACGATCGGATGTTCCAGCGAATCGGCGACCGAATCCGCTGAAGTCGACAAGCCGCCCAAAACCGTCACCGTGATGAGGTTGCAACCGAGCAGTCCTTCTTATCAACATCACACCACCGCTTCCGTCGCTCCTTGGAAAGCCGAACGAATCGCATTCGAACAGGCCGGGCGCGTGGTGCAGGTGATTGAACCCAACGAAATGGTGACCGGAATCGGGAACGGTCGAATTGGCGTTCCACTGGCTCGGCTCAATGAAGAACAGTTTCAAATTGCGGTTGATGCTGCACGTGCCGACTTGGCAGTTGCCCAACGGCGGCGAGAAGCCAACCTGATCTCGATCGAACAACGGTTGCCGAGTCGAATCCGCACAGCGGAAGCTGAACTGCAATTGGCCCAGCGAGAATTGGATCGCGCTCAAAGGCTATCACGCTCCAACGCGATGTCAGGATCGGAACTGGATACCACTCGCACTCGAGCATCGACAGCACAACTTCAGGTCGACAGTGCGACCGCTGAATTGGCCCAGGCCAACGCGGAACAATTGGCGCTGGACGCTCAAGTGCAACAGGCCAGCCAGCGATTGGCCGAAGCGGAGCGAAATCTGAGAAATACAACACTCTACAGCTCCTTCCCCGGCCAAGTCACTGAGATTCATGCGGTCCCTGGGACTTACGTCAAAGAAGGCGATCCGATCGTGACCGTGCAAATGGTTGACCCAATGTTAGTGGAGTTCGAAGTCACTGCGGCGAATTCTCGTCGCTATCAACGTGGTGACACTCTCGGCGTGACGGTGACCGGTCATGACGGAAGCCAACATCGTGTCACAGGTATGGTCTACACCGTGGACTCCATTGCGGATGCCAACACCCGAACGTTCACGGTATCGCTGCACGTTCGCAACCAACAGGAAAGCAGCGTTGATTTGCATGCATCTTCGCAAGCTCAATTGAAAACCAAAGACATCTTCCCTCTCAACATCGGCCCCATTGTCACGGGCGATCGGCGTCTTCTGGTTGAGCAACGCTGTATCCATCGGATCGGCGAAGAGTCGTTTGTGTGGAAGGTCACCAATCGATCCTGGAACCAACTTTCAAATGCTCATGATCGCGGATTGACGGTTCAGCGAATGAAAGTGAATCTCGTCAGCGATGTGATTCCGTTCTTGGGCACTTGGAATTTCGTTGCCATCGATTTTGCGGACCCTTCATCCATCGATCTCGACAACGACTTGATCACGGGCCAACTCTTGGCGATCGATGGTTCGCAACCGGAACGTGAGGCGCTGCTTCGAAAACAGAATGAAAACGTCTATTTGGAACAAACCCGGTGGATGCTTCGTGCTGGCGATACCGTTCGGGTTGCATTGATCCCCGACAATTCCAACGTCGGGTTCTATGTTCCCATGAAGGCGGTCCGCCAAGAGAATGGTGAGACGTTCGTCCATATCGTTGACGACATGCAGTCAGAACCAACAGCGAGACGCGTTCAAATCAATGTCAAAGACGAAGACTCATTGGACGAAGATTCGTTGATTCTCTGCATTGAACCAGTCGAATCCGGTGACGTGCTCGATGGAACCCAGGTTGTCGTCCGCGGCACTCACTACCTCGACGACGGTGATCGAGTTCGAGTCGTACCTAAGCAATCCGGATCGGTGGTTGCCCGATGAATCGCCTACCCGCATTTGCCGTCGCACGCCCGACCGTCGTCATTGCCTTTGTGATGATGTTTGTCTGCTGGGGCGTCATCGCCGCTTTGACAATGCCTCGCCGTGAAGACCCCGAATTCACATTGAAAATATGTGTCGTTTCGGCACGCTGGCCAGGTGCGTCGGCGGAAAAGATGGAAGAACTGGTCACCGATCCTCTCGAGGTAGCCATCGATGGGATGGAGGAGGTCCGCCTGATTCGCTCCACCTCCAGCAGCGAACAATCGGTCATCTTTGTCGAACTCGAAGAATGGTTGCCTGGGGCGAAGATTGACGACGCCTGGGATCGCGTTCGCGCGAGGGTTGAAAACGTTCCGATGCCCGACCCTTCTGTGGTTCCGTTTGTGAACGATGAATTCGCGGACACGAGCGTCATTTTGTTTGCTGTCCATCAGCAACCCACCGATGGCAGCGATTCGATCGATCCCGCTTTCGTCTACACCGACCGTGAACTGGACATTTACTCCGAAAGAATTCGTGACGCACTGCGATTGCTGCCGGGCGTTGCCAAAGTGGAACGCCATGGAGTCCGCGAAGAAGCCATCTATGTCGAAACGGACGAACGCAACTGGTCTCAGTTGGAATTGACAATCGACCAAATCGCTGATCTGGCGCAGGCCCAAAACATTGTCGAACCAGGTGGCCGAATCGATGCAGGGGACGGACGTTTTTTCGTCAAACCAGCCGGGGAGGTCAACGCGCTCGCGGAAATCAATCGGTTGGTCGTCAGCGGTGTGCCGTCTCGTGGTGGCGTCAATCCCATTCACTTGGAAGACCTGGGACTTCGAGTCCGACGAGGCTATGTGGATCCTCCCACTCGAATTTGCCGCTATGGCGACGTTCATTTGGAAGCGACCGCCAACGTGGTCGCCGTGCAAATGAAATCGGGTGCCAACATCGTCGACATTTGCAGCAGTGCTAAGCAACGCATTGTCGAGCTTCGCAACAGCGGTGAACTGCCGCCGGACTTGGCCGTTCCAATCATTTCAGACCAATCCGACAGCGTGAATCAAAGGCTCCGCGAAGTCGTGATGAACATCATCTCGGCGATCGTGATCGTGGTCGTCGTGGTCTACCTCGTCGTTGGGTTTCGCACCGCGGCGGTCATGGCGGCTAACATTCCCTTCGTCGTGCTCACATCGCTAGCGATTGTGACTTTGTTTGGCGTTCAACTGGAACAGATGTCGCTGGCTTCGATGATCATTTCACTCGGTTTGCTAGTCGACAATGCCGTCCAGATCTGCGACCAAGCGAGAACCAACCAAATCGCCGGCATGCCGCCAAAAGAAGCAGCGGTTCAAGGAGCCCAAACGCTCGGCAAGTCGATGTTGAACGGAACGCTGACAACCATCGCCGCGTTCGTGCCGATGCTGATCGCGATGGACGGGGTCAACCGAGAATTCATTTACAGTTTGCCAACAACGCTGTCCGTGATGCTGGCCGTGAGCTGGGTGCTGGCGATGACGTTTTGTGTGATCTTGGCGGCCTGGTTCATTCGACCTCCGAAAGACCCAAGCAAACCAACTGCGCCGCTGCCATGGCTGATGGGCAAACTGAGTTCGTCCAGATGGGGTCGTCGATTTGGAAGTCACCGTACGACCGCGTCTTCCTCCGAGTTGCCTGCAGGGGAATCCGAACTCGCTCCTCAAGCCACGGCAACAGACGGAATTTTCTTTCGGTTGTATGGTTCTTCACTGCGATGGGCATTGAGACATCGTTTCATCACGATCGCCGCCGCGTTTGGTGCATTGCTCGCAACGACGCAACTACCCATCTCGGCAGAGTTCTTTCCATTGACTCAAAGAAATCAATTCGCCGTTGAAGTCTGGCTTCCCGTATCATCTTCGATCGCTCAAACCGATGAGCTTGCTCGAGAAGTCGAAGACATGATTCGACGCTGCAGCGTTTTCCTTGATGAAGACGGCAACCAAAAAGAACGTCTTTTGAACATGCGAACGATGGTCGGCGGCGGAGGTGCCAGGTGGTATCTGTCCTGGGAACCCGAGGCCTTGAAACCAAATTTCGCCGAGATCTTGATTCAAACGACCGACGGAAAGCTGACACATGAGTTCGCAGAAAAACTGCGTCACGTCATCGCCCACGGAGATCCTGATTTAGGATTGCAGCCAATCGTTGGGGCCCGTGTCGTGCCAATTGAGTTACTGCTTGGCCCACCGGCTGATCCCGTCGTGTTGCGGGTTGTCGGCAACGGTTTTGCAAACATGAAAACTCTTCGAAACGCGGCCGATCGCATCAAGAAAATGGTGAACTCGAATCCTGACACCATCTCACTCAGCGATTCCTGGGGCGTTAGCAGTCAAGAATTGTATGTTGACGTTGAATCGGATCGAGCCAATCTGGCTCGCGTGAGCAACACGGAAGTCGCGAAGACTTTGGACACCTACTTCTCGGGACGCCTGCTGACTTACTACCGCGAAGGGGAGCACCAGATCCCCGTCTATTTCCGACTCGAACCAGATAGTCGTTCCCTGTCGTCGATTGCCAACGCACACGTTGAAACCAGCCAGGGCAAACTGCCGCTCGCCTCAATCGCGAGCATCGTTCCGCAGTGGCGTCCCGCTCTGATTGATCGTCGCGATGGCAACCGAACCATTGAAGTTCGCTCGCAAGTCAAAGTGGGGGCCTCGGGGAACGATATCACAACAGGCGTTTTCAATTCGCCCGAGATGAAAGCACTCCAAGCTGAACTGCCCGACGGATACAAAGTCGAAGTGGGCGGGGCACTTGAAGAATCCCAGAAGGCTCAGATCAAGATGCTAAAATCGTTTGGCATGTCGTTTGTCGCGATCATCATTTTGTTGATCGTGCAATTCAATAGCCTGTTCCGAACCTCAATCATCGTCGCGACTTTGCCGCTCGCTCTGGCGGGTGCCTTGTTGGGTTTGTGGCTGACCAACAGTGCCTTCGGCTTCATGCCTCAATTAGGTGTCTTGGCGCTTTTCGGCATCGTGCTCAACGCCGCCATCTTGTTTGTCGAATTCGCGGACATGTCGGTTTCAGAAAGCGATTCAAAACAGATGAGCGATGCCGATGCGACCGAGGAGTTTCAAAACGCGATCGTATCGGCGGGACAGCAGCGATTGACCGCTATCTTCCTGACCACGGCAACCACGGTAGGAGGATTGGTTCCGCTCGCCCTTGATGGCGGACCACTTTGGGAAGGCATGGCGTGGTTGCTGGTTTCTGGACTCAGCTTTGCGACGCTACTCACGTTGATCGTTGTACCGGTTCTGTATTCGTTCGGAAGGCGATGGAGTCCTTCCTAAGATTCCTCAACGTCGAGTCTCAGCCATCTTCCGCGATGATTCGGTCGTCATTCTGCACCGCAAAGAAGCCCCAGCAATAGGCTGGGACGAGCCGCCCGTAAAGTTTGCTGTGCACAATGGAGGCAGCAAACCAGAGTAACAAGAGGGTGCCTATCGGTGGCGTGAACGTGATGTATCGGTACGAACGAAGAATGTTCGGAATGACGATGATTCCGATGACGGTGATTGACCAAATCCACGGTTTTCGGTCCCAGTGACGGATCGTGAGATAGTTGCGACAATGCTCGCAATATCCCAGCGGGAATACGAAACGCCAAAAGCCGACCGGCCCTCCGCAAACAGGACAGTCGTGAGTCCGATTCGTGGGTGCCGATTCAGGTGGCTGGTACGGGTTGATCATGGCGACGCAAACGAGCAAACATGGATGGTGTTCCGCAATCATAACAGGAGAAATGGCTCCTCCGCGTCATGCAGCCACGATGTCACTCATCGCTCTTCGGAGCGGGCAATCCAAGTGACCCAGACGTCAGATACGTGGCCCAGAACAACGGCTGATTCCCCGTGATGTTCTGAGAATCCTCATCCGCTTTGCCGAGCAATGGTTCGCCGGCGACGGCAAGTTCCGCTTGCCGAAGCAACGACACTCCGCGGCGTGTCGCTGACGCGAGCGACGTGTGAGGTGTTTCATTGATCAATTCACCGATCACCGTCGCGGCTGAATGGCCTCCGGTGACCCATCGACTCAGCGTGATCTCTTTCACGCCACTACAACGAAGCGCGGCGAGAGGAAAGAAGAGCTCCGATCCATCGCCAAGCTTTGCCGCCCCCGATGCCGTTCGGTATCCAGGAAGTGCAACCGTCCGCGGACCACCGGCGGGAAGACGAACCCAACCGAACAACTGATCCCATTGACCGCTGGCATCCGATCGCGGCGTGGACGTGGTGCTGGGGATGGTCGTCGTCGCCATCGGCGCCGTGACGTTTGGTGTCAGTGGCGATGCGACAATCAAGTGAGCCACGCCCAAGCCGACTCGATCGGTCGGTGGTGCGGAACCGATCGTCCATTGCAACGGGTCATCCGCCGCGGCCAACATCTCCGCGATCATTTGATCGTTCAGTTCTTTTTGGCGAGGTGCGAAGAACGTTCCAGCCATCACCGCCACTCGATTCGCTTCACTCGCGGCACCGACTTCCCGAAGTGCCAACCCCGGCGTGGGGGCGTAGCTGAGTTTGATCGTGTCGGCCCAAAGTTGTCCGGGTGAAAGCGGATCGCGATCGGCTTCGGCATCATCCGCCGCATCGTCGT of the Rhodopirellula baltica SH 1 genome contains:
- the nth gene encoding endonuclease III, whose protein sequence is MAMLKKERAAIVLERLNTLYPDPPIPLDHTDEFTLLVAVLLSAQCTDKKVNEITPELFSVAGTPSKMRELGEEGILEIIRPLGLSKQKAKALAKLSGMLIDLHKGQVPSTFEELEALPGVGHKTASVVMSQAFGFPAFPVDTHIHRLAQRWGLSSGKSVVQTERDLKSLFPESSWNKLHLQIIFYGREFCTARGCDGRVCELCRELYPNRRKPVTWIKP
- a CDS encoding serine O-acetyltransferase; this translates as MATDFRLKEQLPELTEQIVSTYTSDDSINHLGHCPLPSYTAVVDILLDLKDILYPGYKRHTNLHAGNIRYHVGGLIDSLHDQLTTQIARALRHEHRVLQNHKDCETDIDFEAKGQAMAIELLKRVVKLRHMLATDVQAAHDGDPACQTTDEVVFCYPGFEAITVYRIAHELVQLNVPFIPRMMTEWAHKETGIDIHPGATIGEYFFIDHGTGVVIGETCHIGKHVKLYQGVTLGALSFPTDADGQLIRGQKRHPTIEDEVVVYANATILGGRTVIGRESVIGSSVWITRSVSPGTTVVLEKPQLKVRGSDEPADELRPEVNYQI
- a CDS encoding TetR/AcrR family transcriptional regulator, translating into MEFQTRGYFSTSMNVIAATANVSKRTLYNHFDSKEALFDAIIEELTQKAELLPECSFDPTRDLREQLVELAEAEVQFMTSASVVALARAGISRVLAEPEVGKKIDHRRFHKRVKSWLDDALAAGCLNHTSTEFAAKQFVGMLMTFAFWPMIVNGESPPSKKKRVDIIESTVEMFLCCYREPE
- a CDS encoding HlyD family secretion protein, with translation MRLQPSSPSYQHHTTASVAPWKAERIAFEQAGRVVQVIEPNEMVTGIGNGRIGVPLARLNEEQFQIAVDAARADLAVAQRRREANLISIEQRLPSRIRTAEAELQLAQRELDRAQRLSRSNAMSGSELDTTRTRASTAQLQVDSATAELAQANAEQLALDAQVQQASQRLAEAERNLRNTTLYSSFPGQVTEIHAVPGTYVKEGDPIVTVQMVDPMLVEFEVTAANSRRYQRGDTLGVTVTGHDGSQHRVTGMVYTVDSIADANTRTFTVSLHVRNQQESSVDLHASSQAQLKTKDIFPLNIGPIVTGDRRLLVEQRCIHRIGEESFVWKVTNRSWNQLSNAHDRGLTVQRMKVNLVSDVIPFLGTWNFVAIDFADPSSIDLDNDLITGQLLAIDGSQPEREALLRKQNENVYLEQTRWMLRAGDTVRVALIPDNSNVGFYVPMKAVRQENGETFVHIVDDMQSEPTARRVQINVKDEDSLDEDSLILCIEPVESGDVLDGTQVVVRGTHYLDDGDRVRVVPKQSGSVVAR
- a CDS encoding efflux RND transporter permease subunit produces the protein MNRLPAFAVARPTVVIAFVMMFVCWGVIAALTMPRREDPEFTLKICVVSARWPGASAEKMEELVTDPLEVAIDGMEEVRLIRSTSSSEQSVIFVELEEWLPGAKIDDAWDRVRARVENVPMPDPSVVPFVNDEFADTSVILFAVHQQPTDGSDSIDPAFVYTDRELDIYSERIRDALRLLPGVAKVERHGVREEAIYVETDERNWSQLELTIDQIADLAQAQNIVEPGGRIDAGDGRFFVKPAGEVNALAEINRLVVSGVPSRGGVNPIHLEDLGLRVRRGYVDPPTRICRYGDVHLEATANVVAVQMKSGANIVDICSSAKQRIVELRNSGELPPDLAVPIISDQSDSVNQRLREVVMNIISAIVIVVVVVYLVVGFRTAAVMAANIPFVVLTSLAIVTLFGVQLEQMSLASMIISLGLLVDNAVQICDQARTNQIAGMPPKEAAVQGAQTLGKSMLNGTLTTIAAFVPMLIAMDGVNREFIYSLPTTLSVMLAVSWVLAMTFCVILAAWFIRPPKDPSKPTAPLPWLMGKLSSSRWGRRFGSHRTTASSSELPAGESELAPQATATDGIFFRLYGSSLRWALRHRFITIAAAFGALLATTQLPISAEFFPLTQRNQFAVEVWLPVSSSIAQTDELAREVEDMIRRCSVFLDEDGNQKERLLNMRTMVGGGGARWYLSWEPEALKPNFAEILIQTTDGKLTHEFAEKLRHVIAHGDPDLGLQPIVGARVVPIELLLGPPADPVVLRVVGNGFANMKTLRNAADRIKKMVNSNPDTISLSDSWGVSSQELYVDVESDRANLARVSNTEVAKTLDTYFSGRLLTYYREGEHQIPVYFRLEPDSRSLSSIANAHVETSQGKLPLASIASIVPQWRPALIDRRDGNRTIEVRSQVKVGASGNDITTGVFNSPEMKALQAELPDGYKVEVGGALEESQKAQIKMLKSFGMSFVAIIILLIVQFNSLFRTSIIVATLPLALAGALLGLWLTNSAFGFMPQLGVLALFGIVLNAAILFVEFADMSVSESDSKQMSDADATEEFQNAIVSAGQQRLTAIFLTTATTVGGLVPLALDGGPLWEGMAWLLVSGLSFATLLTLIVVPVLYSFGRRWSPS